The Amblyomma americanum isolate KBUSLIRL-KWMA chromosome 6, ASM5285725v1, whole genome shotgun sequence genome has a window encoding:
- the LOC144093602 gene encoding uncharacterized protein LOC144093602, translated as MSEQYSSDEDACICNGEVGARSSHKRKEIHNEVERRRKDKINIGILRLGELLPDKDPRKQSKNGILERASDYITYLKDMNEKLVMDKVTNVEATVFASLRKQIKELEELNANYARLLTTAGIPLSSGPEEIWDHKPKKYSLKHLPDKQRALLACTEVKTVLQPCQHHSTGATAPSKPAEPVASKVPQQAPVSAAPPPPASSTRDATPGCTLVTQALPSAPVMSTAQPSAVTVFQQQHPLTAVTPAATAGVATATGAGGVVSQPILVINDQGVPVLQNVVTFQNTSIILNPQGHAMGARAPGSMVSFAGPDMLPQMHLAAGQSADDFAHSALGGLMQCDPKLKEAKLCGVQHNAATFLSGTGMMMNQPLLSLGAGTTVIAGQTAPAPQVPSAFLLPSGQIIPVVTQPQVVSAPVPSAHPLGSQVAANVAAAVSSCSTSLGKVVPCDGAQSYMCREHASATAQNKALAPAPSSGGSSTVSASAQHGGCRKQHHTCPQHSSPSSSKCVAVPDSSKAKPLCSHSASKQPLCSIRPKPTPQTPDSSQAKPTCTRKGGGKKLTTRPSPEVPAKKPRTDVLRSDEESITHGSTCSSTTATVSAQGTEGVSSTSNKEVSPLAADILAQATESIFSCGGVEATGINQAPQSGSKGRSSASSNDQGSAPAVSISTSGETTSAQAATVTTAAASPPSTSVAVTQSQCSSASVLAEAVCSTDAVAANSSSVEEASKMKDVFENERPTQMDAETTSTSQVSTENGGQSVSANEGSDDVQPPDSDRNELPNLSLHSIVMEENIDISPSVSSTTFTETYVSVGANNSGHNTPQGSTKITDCAASLLCQLTPPSSKSSEDNSKAFVSSTDSLASDQELPLILSIPEDDGHGSLNSNSNPGLSFPSLSPGDQLEHELGNSTAKTVESTSSLSQFVLTPPTPHLPASGTQASVTSSLNKKKESAERSTYSYVDSQSFSTHRNHSEELHAVGNSGSKQDCHVAARSPQLHSVPPAKLHTEVSCHSFVSNAQPALSMHSRGPQFSAAPAVTAPIQTQTTSLPGFSTAQGFAASKDPESLSMLDNSGKPPPSPCRMVRDSGRCTTPSKSLSSQFPMSINPYMTTTSFPFPRPDQYTPCTRTPTPQSNTQVSSNTALSCYSAEALIGAQNFLPSSYRLTPPSCAQVPTTQRSSCQQSSRPQISYSAESLIQSQASNPKKDLQGSTKEPGFSNHPGFANRLSYQPQTSTQHSVGHSHQRQLPTSTSQQSHLPTTSVSVADNRSQALPVSTAMPPQPATVHSSYNNMQRSLAAATPSRYPIHSYHPAKEDFPMLPSAPLHTPPLHTMATHMSQSSSSRNHHAQPEATSNQNMFQHQNYPYPNFSLGHRSPSFGPCASRPEVPMTSRAPASCLQATSPRQSHHFGMQVPTSQQQGCLFPSASAAPILPLTTEFGPQCSGPLAPPAPPVFGNLSQHCAQAPHLVNNLIPGPFGTTGNTICGTSLPPPSAEVEKQSGRREKQGVHLTSEAGCPETEKQQTKSKSKKSKPSNTSSHTPVSSISYFPDFRNESHNHALITLPPPPAPSQKLPHAPSLSSTSTLTSSTSPWPHQQQQQLQQQVPQPPHSKPSHSGVEVDRGANISSAAYNPLFRPQSQQNSFNLNLNGPGVPTPHSSAAATPFSHHHSSLHRNEQHSSAATSASSSSVASVASMTSGPSISAAAQVAAPYANCAAVAPSQHVPNFNLSNIFPDIGSSVEQGRASAAPPPPPSTHFYPSSRVLHNSFNHILPPPPPPPPTHNNFVHSGHHAPSFSNVIPPLTFPMHEH; from the exons ATGTCAGAGCAGTATAGCAGCGACGAAGATGCCTG CATCTGCAATGGAGAAGTGGGCGCCCGCAGCAGCCACAAGCGCAAGGAGATTCACAATGAGGTGGAAAGGAGGAGGAAGGACAAGATCAACATTGGCATCCTGCGCCTTGGGGAGCTGCTGCCCGATAAGGATCCCAGGAAGCAG AGCAAGAATGGGATCCTTGAGCGTGCTTCGGATTACATAACATACTTGAAGGACATGAACGAGAAGCTGGTGATGGACAAGGTCACCAATGTGGAAG CAACTGTGTTTGCCAGCCTGCGCAAGCAGATAAAGGAGTTGGAAGAACTGAACGCTAACTATGCGAGGCTGCTCACCACTGCGGGCATCCCCCTGTCAAGCGGTCCTGAAGAGATATGGGACCACAAACCTAAAAAGTACTCCCTGAAGCACCTTCCCGACAAGCAACGTGCCTTACTTGCCTGTACCGAGGTGAAGACGGTTCTTCAGCCGTGCCAGCATCACAGCACTGGCGCCACGGCACCGTCAAAGCCTGCCGAGCCTGTGGCTTCAAAAGTGCCGCAGCAAGCACCCGTGTCAGCTGCACCACCACCTCCTGCAAGCAGCACCCGTGATGCAACACCTGGGTGCACTTTGGTAACTCAGGCTCTTCCATCGGCACCAGTCATGTCCACAGCCCAGCCTTCAGCAGTCACTGTATTCCAGCAACAGCACCCACTGACTGCCGTCACACCCGCAGCCACAGCAGGGGTGGCCACTGCAACAGGTGCTGGCGGAGTTGTCTCGCAGCCCATCCTGGTGATCAACGACCAGGGAGTCCCAGTGTTGCAGAATGTGGTGACCTTCCAGAACACATCAATCATCCTTAATCCACAGGGGCATGCTATGGGAGCACGTGCGCCCGGATCAATGGTCTCCTTCGCGGGGCCCGACATGCTGCCTCAGATGCACTTGGCAGCGGGGCAGAGCGCCGATGACTTTGCCCACTCAGCTCTGGGTGGCCTGATGCAGTGCGACCCCAAGCTGAAGGAGGCCAAGCTCTGCGGCGTGCAGCACAACGCGGCGACATTCCTCTCGGGCACCGGCATGATGATGAACCAGCCCCTCCTCTCCCTTGGCGCTGGGACCACGGTGATTGCGGGACAGACGGCACCGGCACCGCAGGTTCCCTCCGCCTTCTTGCTTCCGTCGGGACAGATAATTCCTGTGGTGACGCAGCCACAAGTGGTCAGCGCTCCGGTGCCATCGGCACACCCTCTCGGGAGCCAGGTAGCAGCAAATGTGGCAGCAGCTGTGAGCAGCTGCAGCACTTCTCTCGGGAAGGTGGTGCCGTGTGATGGAGCGCAGAGTTATATGTGCAGGGAACATGCATCGGCCACTGCACAGAACAAAGCGCTGGCACCAGCACCTTCATCTGGTGGTTCTTCTACAGTCTCTGCGTCGGCTCAACATGgaggctgcagaaagcagcatcATACCTGCCCGCAGCACTCATCTCCGTCTTCATCAAAGTGTGTTGCTGTGCCAGACAGTTCAAAGGCCAAGCCGCTTTGTTCCCACTCAGCATCAAAGCAACCGCTCTGTTCCATCAGGCCCAAGCCAACTCCACAAACTCCAGATTCTAGTCAGGCTAAGCCTACGTGCACTCGTAAAGGAGGCGGCAAAAAGCTGACAACGAGGCCGTCTCCAGAGGTGCCAGCCAAGAAGCCACGCACAGACGTGCTGCGGTCGGACGAGGAGAGTATCACACATGGCTCGACTTGTTCGTCTACTACAGCCACCGTTTCAGCCCAAGGCACGGAGGGTGTGAGCAGTACAAGCAACAAGGAGGTTTCGCCACTTGCTGCAGACATCCTTGCACAAGCAACAGAGTCAATCTTTTCGTGTGGTGGTGTAGAAGCAACAGGGATAAACCAGGCACCCCAATCTGGAAGCAAGGGCCGATCTTCCGCCAGCTCTAATGACCAGGGCTCTGCTCCTGCTGTTTCCATTTCAACCTCTGGTGAGACTACAAGTGCGCAAGCAGCAACCGTGACAACTGCTGCTGCTTCACCACCCAGCACTTCAGTTGCTGTCACGCAAAGCCAGTGTTCGAGCGCCTCGGTGCTCGCGGAAGCGGTTTGCAGCACAGATGCTGttgcagccaacagcagcagtgTTGAAGAGGCTTCTAAGATGAAAGATGTCTTTGAGAACGAGAGGCCTACTCAGATGGATGCAGAGACAACATCTACTAGCCAAGTGTCGACCGAAAATGGTGGACAGTCGGTATCAGCAAATGAAGGATCGGATGACGTCCAGCCACCCGACAGTGATCGTAATGAACTTCCTAATCTCAGTTTGCACTCCATAGTGATGGAAGAAAATATTGACATATCTCCAAGTGTAAGTTCAACAACCTTTACTGAGACTTACGTTTCAGTTGGAGCCAATAACAGTGGCCACAACACACCTCAAGGTTCTACTAAAATCACCGACTGCGCTGCATCTTTGCTTTGCCAACTTACGCCACCCAGTAGCAAGAGCAGCGAAGACAACAGCAAAGCTTTTGTGTCTAGTACTGACAGTTTGGCATCAGACCAGGAGCTGCCCCTTATACTGAGCATTCCTGAAGATGATGGGCACGGTTCACTCAACAGCAACTCGAACCCAGGTCTCTCTTTCCCATCACTGTCACCTGGTGATCAGCTGGAACACGAACTAGGAAACAGTACTGCCAAGACGGTCGAAAGCACTAGCAGCCTTTCACAGTTCGTTTTAACCCCGCCAACACCTCACCTCCCAGCCAGCGGAACGCAAGCATCGGTCACGTCAAGTCTGAACAAAAAGAAGGAGTCAGCAGAGAGGAGCACATATTCCTATGTCGACTCCCAGAGCTTCTCAACACACAGAAATCATTCGGAAGAGCTGCATGCTGTAGGGAACTCTGGCAGCAAGCAGGACTGCCACGTTGCTGCTCGATCTCCACAGCTTCACAGCGTGCCTCCCGCAAAACTGCACACAGAGGTGTCATGCCACAGTTTCGTTTCAAATGCACAGCCGGCGCTCTCGATGCACAGCAGAGGCCCGCAGTTTTCAGCTGCACCTGCAGTAACTGCGCCAATCCAAACGCAAACCACTTCACTTCCTGGGTTCAGCACAGCACAAGGCTTCGCTGCCTCCAAGGACCCTGAATCTCTGTCCATGCTAGACAACAGTGGCAAGCCACCACCTTCGCCATGTCGAATGGTGCGTGATTCAGGGCGGTGCACCACTCCAAGCAAGAGTCTGTCATCCCAGTTTCCCATGTCGATAAACCCATACATGACAACCACGTCGTTTCCTTTTCCTCGACCTGATCAGTACACCCCTTGCACAAGAACACCTACTCCACAGAGTAACACGCAGGTTAGCAGTAACACTGCTTTGTCGTGCTATTCTGCAGAAGCATTGATTGGGGCTCAGAACTTCTTGCCATCTTCGTACCGACTTACACCTCCTTCATGCGCCCAGGTGCCCACCACTCAGAGGTCATCTTGCCAGCAGTCGTCACGTCCTCAAATCTCCTATTCAGCGGAAAGTCTAATTCAATCCCAGGCTAGCAATCCAAAGAAGGACCTCCAAGGAAGTACCAAGGAGCCTGGCTTCTCAAATCATCCTGGGTTTGCAAACAGGCTTTCCTATCAACCCCAAACAAGCACGCAGCATTCAGTTGGACACTCACATCAACGACAGCTTCCAACAAGCACATCCCAGCAGAGCCACCTTCCCACTACAAGCGTGTCAGTGGCAGACAACCGGTCGCAGGCACTGCCCGTGTCAACGGCCATGCCTCCTCAACCTGCCACTGTACACAGTAGCTACAACAACATGCAGCGCAGTCTGGCAGCTGCTACGCCATCTCGGTACCCCATCCACTCTTACCACCCAGCAAAGGAGGATTTCCCCATGCTTCCTTCGGCACCATTGCACACTCCACCACTGCACACCATGGCAACGCACATGTCGCAGTCCTCATCATCTCGCAATCATCATGCGCAGCCCGAGGCAACCTCGAATCAAAACATGTTCCAGCACCAAAACTACCCTTACCCCAACTTTTCACTGGGCCACCGAAGCCCCAGTTTTGGTCCCTGTGCTTCACGGCCTGAAGTCCCAATGACAAGTCGAGCACCAGCTAGCTGCTTGCAGGCCACATCTCCTAGGCAGTCCCACCACTTCGGAATGCAGGTTCCCACTTCCCAGCAGCAGGGATGCTTGTTTCCAAGCGCCTCTGCAGCGCCCATTTTACCTCTGACGACAGAGTTTGGGCCCCAATGCTCGGGTCCTCTTGCACCACCCGCCCCTCCAGTCTTTGGGAACCTCTCACAACACTGTGCACAAGCGCCGCACCTTGTGAACAACCTGATTCCTGGTCCGTTCGGAACCACTGGAAACACCATTTGTGGCACCTCGCTGCCCCCTCCCAGTGCAGAAGTTGAAAAGCAGAGTGGTCGTCGGGAAAAGCAGGGTGTCCATCTGACCTCCGAGGCTGGGTGTCCCGAGACAGAAAAGCAGCAGACCAAGTCAAAATCCAAAAAGAGCAAGCCCTCAAACACCTCTTCACACACTCCTGTTTCAAGCATCTCTTACTTCCCAGACTTCAGAAATGAATCTCACAACCACGCATTGATCACGTTACCACCTCCGCCAGCACCTTCGCAAAAACTACCTCACGCTCCTTCCCTTTCATCGACCTCTACATTAACATCGTCAACATCGCCTTGgccacatcagcagcagcagcagttgcagcagcaagtcCCACAACCGCCACACTCAAAGCCCAGCCACAGTGGTGTTGAGGTTGACCGTGGTGCCAACATTAGTAGTGCTGCTTACAACCCACTGTTCAGGCCTCAGTCCCAGCAGAACAGCTTCAACCTCAACCTGAATGGGCCGGGCGTACCAACTCCCCACTCATCCGCAGCAGCTACTCCATTCTCACACCACCACAGTTCGCTGCATAGAAACGAGCAGCACAGCAGTGCAGCAACTtcagcgtcatcatcatcagttgcATCCGTGGCATCCATGACGTCCGGGCCCAGCATTTCTGCAGCTGCCCAAGTGGCAGCACCCTACGCAAACTGTGCAGCAGTTGCACCATCACAGCACGTGCCCAACTTCAACCTAAGCAACATCTTTCCTGACATCGGTTCCTCTGTGGAGCAGGGAAGAGCCAGTGCGGCACCCCCACCCCCACCATCGACGCACTTTTACCCATCGAGTCGCGTGCTGCACAACTCCTTTAACCACATCCTGCCGCcgcctccaccaccaccaccaactcaCAACAACTTTGTGCACTCGGGCCACCATGCACCCTCTTTCTCCAATGTCATCCCTCCACTCACCTTTCCTATGCACGAACACTAG